In Streptomyces sp. NBC_00683, the DNA window GGCCTGGTCGGGGTTTTTGCCCTTGAGTCCGGGCGGGGCGGGCAGGAGCGCGGCGACGGCACCGACGAGCGGGCCGACGACGATGAACGCCAGAAGGAACTGCATCACGGATGCGCTGATATCGATCACGGTTCACGCCCCGGCGTTGACGTTGGCAAAGACGACGGCGGCGATCGCCAGGACAAGGGATCCGGCGAGCAGCGCGCCGAGGTAGGTCTGCACGTTGCCGGTCTGGGCGCGGCGGACCACGGTGCCGAGCCCGCGGGCGATGCTGCCCGAGGCGCGGACGTACGTGTCGACGACCTCGCGGTCCAGGAAGCGGACGAGGCGGGCGGCTTCCTGGACGGGGCGGACGAAGGCCCTCGTGTACAGGGCGTCGAGGTGGAAGCCGGTGACGGCGTGCCGGTGGAGGGGGCCGAGCAGGAGACGGCCGGGGTCCGAGGGGTCGGGGGCGTCCGCGATGGTGCCGTAGGCGGCGGTGTGGGAGGTCATCGCCTCGACCTCCACCAGGGCGGGTTCCGCGTCGGGGTGGGCGGCGACGGCGCCAACCGGGGGACGGTCGGCCATCGCCATGGTGTGGCGCCAGGCCCCGTAGGTGACGAGTCCGCCGACGAGGCCTACCCCGGTGGAGAGCACGGCGGTCGTGAGGGACGGGGTGAGGCTGTGTCCGTCGAACCAGTCGGCGATGACACCGACGGTGAGGCCGAAGGCGATCGTGGGGACGGCGAGGACCCAGAGCACGGAGGTCATCGCGACGGGCTGCTTGCCGTGGTCCGGGGCCTCGGTGCCGCGCCCGCGGAAGGCGAGGAGCCACAGGCGGGTGGCGTAGGCGGCGGTGAGGACAGCGGCGAGGAGCCCGGCGACGAGGATCGTCCAGCCTGCGGCCGCGGGCGCCACGTCACGGTCGCCGAAGGCGGTGTGCTCGGCGGCGACGAGCACGGCTTCCTTGGAGAAGAAGCCGGCGAACGGGGGGATGGCGGCGAGGGCGAGGAGGGCGACGGTCATCGTCCAGTACGCGTCGGGGATGCGCTTGGTCAGGCCGCCCATGCGGGACATGGCGGCCAGTGAGTTGGTTCCCGCGGCGTGGATGACGACGCCCGCGGCGAGGAAGAGGACCGCTTTGAACGCACCGTGCGAAATGAGGTGGAAGACGGCGGCACCCCTGTCGCCGACGGCCAGGGCTCCGGACATGTAGCCGAGCTGTCCGATGGTCGAGTAGGCGAGGACGCGTTTGATGTCGTCCTGGGCCAGAGCGGCAAGTCCGGAGCCGATCATCGTGACGGCGGCCATCACGGCGAGGACGACGAGGGCCGCGCCGGATTCCGCGAAGACGGGGAGGAGCCGGGCCACGAAGTAGATACCGGCGGCGACCATCGTCGCGGCGTGGATGAGCGCGGAGACCGGGGTGGGGCCGGCCATCGCGTCGGGCAGCCAGGTGTGCAGGGGGAACTGCGCGGATTTGCCCGCGACGCCTGCGAGGAGCAGCAGGGCGATGAGGGTGGGGTGGTCGAGTCCGCCGTTGGCGACGGCTCCGAGGATCCCGGTGATGCGGAAGGTACCGGTGTCCGCGGCGAGTGCGAACAGGCCGATGAGGAAGGGGACGTCGCCGAGCTTGGTGACGAGGAAGGCCTTGAGGGAGGCGGCGCGGGCCTCGGGCGTCTCCCAGTAGTGGCCGACCAGGAAGTACGAGCAGATGCCCATGATCTCCCAGCCGACCAGGAGCACCATCAGGTCGCCGGAGTAGACGACGAGCAGCATCGCGGAGGTGAAGAGGGAGACGAGGGCCGCGTACGAGGGGTAGCGGGCGTCGTCGCGCAGGTAGGCCGTCGAGTAGATCTGCACACAGGTGGCGACGAGTGCGACGAGTACGGCGACGAGGACGGCGAAGCCGTCGAGGTACAGGGCGAGGTCGATGGGGACCGAGCCCGTGGGGGTGAGTTCGGTCGCGGCGACGACGGCCGGGCCGCCGCCCTGGCGTACGGCGACGACGACGGCGATGACGCCTGCGGCGAGCGTGGGCAGTACGGCGAGGGGGCGTGCGTAGCCGGTCCTGCCGAGGAGGAGTCCGGCGGCGGCACCCAGGAACGGGAGGAGGGGGACGAGGACGGCGAGGGTCGTGGTGGTCACGCGGTGGCCTCTGCCTTCTTTGCCTTCCCTGCCGGAGCAGTGGCCGGGTCTGCGGTGCCGTGGGCGGCGTCGTCGGTGTCCTCGTCGCCGGGGAGCGTCTCGGCCTCGTCGGTCTCCGCGGTGTCGCGGAGGCGGTCGACGTCCGAGCTGCCCCGGTTGCGGTAGACGGCCAGGACGATCGCCAGGCCGATACCGATCTCGGCTGCGGCGATGGCGATGGTGAAGAGGGTGAGGGCCTGGCCGGAGTGGAGCGCGTCCCGGAGCCAGACGTCGAAGGCGACCAGGTTGAGGTTGACGGCGTTGAGCATCAGCTCGACGGACATCAGTACGAGGATCGCGTTGCGGCGGGCGAGGACTCCGTACAGCCCGGTGCAGAAGAGGAGGACGGCGAGCACGGCGGGATAGGCGAGGTGCATCAGCTCTTGTCCTCTCGGTCCTTGCGGGACAGGACGATCGCGCCGACGAGGGCGGCGAGCAGCAGGACGGAGAGCGCCTCGAAGGGCAGCACCCAGTGCCGGAAGAGGAACTCGCCGGACGCCTCGGTAGAGCCCTGGGCCGGTCCGTCCAGGTCGATCCAGGTCGTACGGAAGGCGTCCACGACGACCCAGACGAGGGCGGCTGCCGAGGCAACGGCCACGCCCAGGGCGACCCAGCGGTTGCCCGAGTCTGCGTCCGGTGAGCGGCCGATGGGGGCCCGGGTGAGCATCAGCCCGAACAGGAGGAGGACGACGACGGAGCCGATGTAGATCAGCACCTGCACCCAGGCGATGAACTCGGCCGTGAGCAGGAGGTACTCGACGGCCAGACCGCCGAGCGCCACGACGAGCCAGAGGGCGGCGTGCACGAGCTGCTTGGTGGTGACGGTGATGAGCGCCGCGCCGAAGGTGGCGAGTCCTACGAGGAGGAAGGCGATCTCGACGCCGGTCGGGGAGAGGAAGCCGGGGTGACCGGCGGCCGCTGCGAGGCTCACTCCTGTCCCCCCTGTTCGACGTCCGGTGCCGCGTTCTGTCCCGCGTCCTGTCCCGTGGCCTGGTCGGCGACGGCCTGTTCCGCTTCCTGGGCCGCCTGGAGCTTCTCGGCCGTCTTGCGGGCGGCTGCGATCTCCTTCGGCTCCTCGGCTCCCGGGTCGAGCGCGGGCGGCTCGGGCACGGTCCACATCCATTCGCGGAGCTTGTCGCGCTCGTGGGTGAGTTCGTGGATGTCCGTCTCGGCGTACTCGAACTCCGGTGACCAGAAGAGTGCGTCGAAAGGGCACACCTCGATGCAGATACCGCAGTACATGCAGAGGGCGAAGTCGATCGCGAACCGGTCCAGGACGTTGCGGCTGCGCTCGCGGCCACCCGGGGCGGCAGCGGGCACGGTCTCCTTGTGGGAGTCGATGTAGATGCACCAGTCGGGGCACTCGCGTGCGCAGAGCATGCAGACGGTGCAGTTCTCCTCGAACAGCCCGATGACGCCGCGGCTACGGGGCGGCAGTTCCGGCTGGACGTCCGGGTACTGGGCGGTGACCGTGCGCTTGGTCATGGTCCGCAGGGTGACGGCGAGACCCTTGGCCAGGCCTGAGCCGGGGATCGGAGGCACTAGTTGATCGCCACCTTCACGATGCCGGTGAGCGCGATCTGCGCGAGAGCGAGGGGGATGAGCGTGGTCCAGGCGAGCTTCTGCAGCTGGTCCTCGCGCAGACGGGGATAGGTGACGCGGAGCCAGATGACGACGAAGGCGAGGACGGCCACCTTGAGCAGGGTCCAGACCCAGCCGAGCCCGTCGGCACCGAGCGGGCCGTGCCAGCCGCCTAGGAAGAGAACGGTGGTCAGCCCGCACAGGACGACGATTCCGGCGTACTCGGCGAGCAGGAACAGGGCGAAGCGCAGGCCCGTGTACTCGGTGTAGGCACCGAAGATGATCTCGGAGTCGGCCACCGGCATGTCGAACGGCGGACGCTGGA includes these proteins:
- a CDS encoding NADH-quinone oxidoreductase subunit 5 family protein, with amino-acid sequence MTTTTLAVLVPLLPFLGAAAGLLLGRTGYARPLAVLPTLAAGVIAVVVAVRQGGGPAVVAATELTPTGSVPIDLALYLDGFAVLVAVLVALVATCVQIYSTAYLRDDARYPSYAALVSLFTSAMLLVVYSGDLMVLLVGWEIMGICSYFLVGHYWETPEARAASLKAFLVTKLGDVPFLIGLFALAADTGTFRITGILGAVANGGLDHPTLIALLLLAGVAGKSAQFPLHTWLPDAMAGPTPVSALIHAATMVAAGIYFVARLLPVFAESGAALVVLAVMAAVTMIGSGLAALAQDDIKRVLAYSTIGQLGYMSGALAVGDRGAAVFHLISHGAFKAVLFLAAGVVIHAAGTNSLAAMSRMGGLTKRIPDAYWTMTVALLALAAIPPFAGFFSKEAVLVAAEHTAFGDRDVAPAAAGWTILVAGLLAAVLTAAYATRLWLLAFRGRGTEAPDHGKQPVAMTSVLWVLAVPTIAFGLTVGVIADWFDGHSLTPSLTTAVLSTGVGLVGGLVTYGAWRHTMAMADRPPVGAVAAHPDAEPALVEVEAMTSHTAAYGTIADAPDPSDPGRLLLGPLHRHAVTGFHLDALYTRAFVRPVQEAARLVRFLDREVVDTYVRASGSIARGLGTVVRRAQTGNVQTYLGALLAGSLVLAIAAVVFANVNAGA
- the nuoK gene encoding NADH-quinone oxidoreductase subunit NuoK, translated to MHLAYPAVLAVLLFCTGLYGVLARRNAILVLMSVELMLNAVNLNLVAFDVWLRDALHSGQALTLFTIAIAAAEIGIGLAIVLAVYRNRGSSDVDRLRDTAETDEAETLPGDEDTDDAAHGTADPATAPAGKAKKAEATA
- a CDS encoding NADH-quinone oxidoreductase subunit J family protein, with translation MSLAAAAGHPGFLSPTGVEIAFLLVGLATFGAALITVTTKQLVHAALWLVVALGGLAVEYLLLTAEFIAWVQVLIYIGSVVVLLLFGLMLTRAPIGRSPDADSGNRWVALGVAVASAAALVWVVVDAFRTTWIDLDGPAQGSTEASGEFLFRHWVLPFEALSVLLLAALVGAIVLSRKDREDKS
- a CDS encoding NuoI/complex I 23 kDa subunit family protein — its product is MPPIPGSGLAKGLAVTLRTMTKRTVTAQYPDVQPELPPRSRGVIGLFEENCTVCMLCARECPDWCIYIDSHKETVPAAAPGGRERSRNVLDRFAIDFALCMYCGICIEVCPFDALFWSPEFEYAETDIHELTHERDKLREWMWTVPEPPALDPGAEEPKEIAAARKTAEKLQAAQEAEQAVADQATGQDAGQNAAPDVEQGGQE